A stretch of Pseudoclavibacter chungangensis DNA encodes these proteins:
- a CDS encoding ABC transporter ATP-binding protein, with protein MSDADAETQVSPGADAPAAEVGSGPARGKGRTAPADGEGGFFDPVRGSLAGIILLSLIGAVASIVPFIAIVELARAVLPALSGAPIDAGRVWIVVAVAVGALLVSFVAAFASGMVSHLADAELQLSLRRSIIRHLERLPLGWFDRRASGTVRKLVENDVVALHQLVAHAIQDVITAVAVPLISLVSLFAVQWQLALAALVPLVVTVLLYPLMMRGGEEKYAQYEQASERLANATVEFVQGIAVVKRFGQVGRSHRRYREQQDGYVEFVGTWTRDTAVIFTIIEIVTSPVVVLLWLLAAGLWLVGAGAADPIDVLPGALLGLGLTGPLMKLGNSAQFLRNAVKAQQSLTGFLALPTVPRPTTPTTPASGSVELVDVGFSYDGEHRVLDEIGATCPPGTVTALVGASGSGKSTLAKLVPRFYDVDTGHVAIGAADVREVPTAELYRQVGFVFQDVQLLRASLRDNIRLTRPDASDEEVERAATAAQIHDRILRFERGYDSVVGDDANLSGGEAQRVTIARALLADAPVLVLDEATAFADPDSESAIQAALSTLAVKRTVLVIAHRLHAIVGADQILVLDEGRIVERGTHAELVAAGGRFAAMWADYQSNHARTLPEGAES; from the coding sequence GTGTCGGATGCGGATGCCGAGACGCAGGTGTCGCCCGGGGCGGACGCCCCGGCGGCGGAGGTCGGGAGCGGTCCCGCGCGAGGGAAGGGTCGCACGGCACCGGCCGACGGTGAGGGAGGGTTCTTCGACCCCGTGCGCGGTAGCCTCGCCGGCATCATCCTGCTAAGTCTCATCGGCGCGGTGGCGAGCATCGTCCCGTTCATCGCGATCGTCGAGCTCGCGCGCGCCGTGCTGCCCGCGCTCTCGGGCGCGCCGATCGATGCCGGCCGGGTGTGGATCGTCGTCGCGGTCGCCGTGGGGGCACTCCTCGTCAGCTTCGTCGCCGCGTTCGCCTCCGGGATGGTGAGCCACCTGGCGGACGCCGAACTGCAGCTCTCGCTCCGGCGGAGCATCATCCGTCACCTCGAGCGGCTGCCGCTCGGATGGTTCGACCGGCGCGCCTCCGGAACCGTGCGCAAGCTCGTCGAGAACGACGTCGTCGCCCTCCACCAGCTCGTCGCGCACGCGATCCAGGACGTCATCACCGCGGTCGCCGTGCCGCTCATCAGCCTCGTCTCCCTGTTCGCGGTGCAGTGGCAGCTCGCCCTCGCGGCCCTCGTGCCGCTCGTCGTGACCGTCCTGCTGTACCCGCTCATGATGCGGGGCGGGGAAGAGAAGTACGCGCAGTACGAGCAGGCCTCGGAGCGCCTCGCCAATGCGACCGTCGAGTTCGTGCAGGGCATCGCCGTCGTCAAGCGCTTCGGGCAGGTCGGCCGCAGTCACCGCCGCTACCGCGAGCAACAGGACGGCTACGTCGAGTTCGTCGGCACGTGGACGCGGGACACGGCCGTCATCTTCACGATCATCGAGATCGTCACCTCACCCGTCGTCGTCCTCCTCTGGCTGCTCGCCGCCGGGCTCTGGCTCGTCGGCGCAGGCGCGGCCGACCCCATCGACGTGCTCCCCGGCGCGCTGCTCGGCCTCGGCCTCACCGGACCGCTCATGAAGCTCGGCAACTCCGCCCAGTTCCTGCGCAACGCCGTCAAGGCGCAGCAATCGCTGACAGGATTCCTCGCACTCCCCACCGTGCCCCGGCCGACGACACCGACCACGCCCGCCTCGGGTTCGGTCGAACTCGTCGACGTCGGCTTCAGCTACGACGGCGAGCACCGCGTGCTCGACGAGATCGGGGCGACTTGCCCGCCCGGCACGGTCACCGCGCTCGTCGGCGCCTCGGGATCCGGCAAGTCGACCCTCGCGAAGCTCGTGCCCCGGTTCTACGACGTCGACACCGGTCACGTCGCGATCGGTGCCGCCGACGTGCGCGAGGTGCCGACCGCCGAGCTCTACCGACAGGTCGGCTTCGTGTTCCAGGACGTGCAACTCCTGCGCGCGAGCCTGCGCGACAACATCCGACTCACGCGCCCCGACGCGAGCGACGAGGAGGTCGAGCGTGCGGCGACCGCCGCGCAGATCCACGACCGCATCCTCCGCTTCGAGCGCGGTTACGACTCGGTCGTCGGCGACGACGCGAACCTCTCGGGCGGCGAGGCGCAGCGCGTCACGATCGCCCGCGCCCTGCTCGCCGACGCACCCGTGCTCGTGCTCGACGAGGCCACGGCGTTCGCCGACCCCGACTCCGAGTCCGCGATCCAGGCGGCGCTGAGTACCCTCGCCGTGAAGCGCACGGTCCTCGTCATCGCCCATCGCCTCCACGCGATCGTCGGTGCCGATCAGATCCTCGTGCTCGACGAGGGCCGCATCGTCGAACGCGGCACGCACGCCGAACTCGTCGCCGCGGGCGGCCGCTTCGCCGCCATGTGGGCCGACTACCAGTCCAATCACGCCCGCACGCTGCCGGAAGGGGCAGAGTCATGA
- a CDS encoding ISL3 family transposase → MSHDSSGCADACSAACPCSRCDLLLGLDGVHVEDVDRRDGLLIVTVSSPAAPTGCPSCGVVATGRGRRRRVLHDVPGVTRVRIVWRQRVWRCDEVGCVRRTFVEQLPGLVARRGSITTRAVGWAIGQLRREHATVHGIARQLGTSWKTVWRAVEPELVKLAEDESRFENVTTLGVDEHIWHHVDPRKRGPKELTGMVDLSRDSTGKTRARLLDLVPGRSGKAYASWLAERGEAFRQNVKVAALDPFAGYKTAIDDKLEDATAVLDAFHVVKLGTAAVDEVRRRVQQDTLGHRGRTGDPLYGIQTILRAGAENLTEKQRTRLAAAIEADPAHDEVFVAWQCAQQLRSAYHQKDLVEGRRIAEKVVDTFHTCPIPEIARLGRTLRRWQAAFLAYFTTGRSSNGGTEAVNGIIELHRRLARGFRNRHNYRLRMLLAAGGLTP, encoded by the coding sequence GTGTCTCACGATAGTTCGGGGTGCGCTGACGCGTGCTCCGCCGCCTGCCCGTGTTCCCGCTGCGACTTGCTGCTCGGCCTCGATGGGGTCCATGTCGAGGACGTTGACCGCCGTGACGGGCTGCTGATCGTGACCGTCTCGAGCCCGGCGGCACCGACCGGCTGCCCGTCGTGCGGGGTCGTCGCGACCGGCCGCGGACGTCGCCGACGGGTGCTTCATGATGTGCCCGGCGTGACGCGGGTGCGGATCGTGTGGCGGCAGCGGGTCTGGCGGTGCGACGAGGTGGGATGCGTGCGACGGACGTTCGTGGAGCAGCTCCCGGGTCTGGTGGCCCGGCGCGGGTCGATCACCACGCGCGCCGTCGGCTGGGCGATCGGGCAGCTGCGCCGCGAGCACGCCACCGTGCACGGTATCGCCCGTCAGCTCGGAACGTCGTGGAAGACGGTGTGGCGGGCCGTCGAGCCCGAGCTGGTCAAACTGGCTGAGGACGAGTCCCGGTTCGAGAACGTCACCACCCTCGGCGTCGATGAGCACATCTGGCATCACGTCGACCCCCGAAAGCGCGGCCCGAAGGAACTGACCGGGATGGTCGATCTCAGCCGCGACAGCACCGGAAAGACGCGGGCCAGGCTGCTCGACCTCGTGCCCGGCCGCTCCGGGAAGGCCTACGCGTCCTGGCTCGCCGAACGCGGCGAAGCGTTCCGGCAGAACGTGAAGGTCGCAGCTCTTGACCCGTTCGCCGGCTACAAGACCGCGATCGACGACAAGCTCGAAGACGCCACGGCCGTGCTGGACGCGTTCCACGTCGTCAAGCTCGGCACCGCCGCTGTGGACGAGGTCCGCCGCCGCGTCCAGCAAGACACCCTCGGGCATCGCGGACGGACCGGCGACCCGCTCTACGGGATCCAGACCATCCTCCGCGCCGGCGCCGAGAACCTCACCGAGAAGCAGCGGACCAGGCTCGCGGCAGCGATCGAGGCCGACCCCGCGCACGACGAGGTGTTCGTCGCATGGCAGTGCGCCCAGCAACTGCGTTCCGCCTACCACCAGAAGGACCTCGTCGAGGGGCGGCGGATCGCCGAGAAGGTCGTCGACACATTCCACACCTGCCCGATCCCCGAGATCGCCCGCCTCGGCCGCACCCTCCGCCGCTGGCAGGCAGCGTTCCTGGCCTACTTCACGACCGGACGATCATCGAACGGCGGCACCGAGGCCGTCAACGGGATCATCGAGCTCCACCGCCGCCTCGCCAGAGGGTTCCGCAACCGTCACAACTACCGACTCCGCATGCTCCTCGCCGCCGGCGGACTCACCCCATGA
- a CDS encoding ABC transporter ATP-binding protein, producing MIRRLLQYASPSARRLLVTELVFIVATAILQGIAFLMLVPVLRAFMAGDLATVGTWLIALGVVAVLYVGAFWFASQIGMKASTELLDSLLTRLGDRLVELPIAWFATDRSGSMSHIATQGAMFVSSTPYSIVRLMLTGFITPATVLVGMYAFDWRLALAMTATVPVMWFVYRWLRTGMERDDIAHQEAVGEASARVIEFARVQPALRTAGEGSVADRLVEESLQHQHRAYRGLLITGGAGIATFGGVVQLSLTVVIVLGAYLAIGGSLDPATLIALLVLGVRFTEPIANSGSLGGGVAVAKTTLDQLDRLAAVDRLPEPATPATPDGHTITFDDVTFGYGGPPVLEHLTFTAPGGRMTAIVGPSGSGKTTITKLIARFYDPEGGTVSIGGIPVPELGTDAVESAVAPVFQDVYLFDDSIINNIWIGNPDLSRDEVVAAATRARVDEIVERLPGGWDARVGEGGSNLSGGERQRVSIARALLKDAPIVLLDEATAALDIGNEIAIGDAIDQVRADRTLVVVAHRLQTIMTADHIIMLDGEGGIREAGTHAELLAHDGAYARYWRERVDAAGWQLTAEN from the coding sequence ATGATCCGCCGACTCCTCCAGTACGCATCCCCGAGCGCCCGACGGCTGCTCGTCACCGAGCTCGTCTTCATCGTCGCGACCGCGATCCTGCAGGGCATCGCGTTCCTCATGCTCGTGCCCGTCCTGCGGGCGTTCATGGCCGGCGATCTCGCGACCGTCGGCACCTGGCTCATCGCGCTCGGCGTCGTCGCCGTCCTCTACGTCGGCGCCTTCTGGTTCGCGAGCCAGATCGGTATGAAGGCGAGCACCGAACTCCTCGACTCCCTCCTCACGCGGCTCGGCGACCGGCTCGTCGAACTGCCCATCGCGTGGTTCGCGACCGATCGCTCCGGCAGCATGTCGCACATCGCCACACAGGGCGCGATGTTCGTGTCGTCCACGCCGTACTCGATCGTGCGCCTCATGCTCACGGGCTTCATCACGCCCGCGACCGTCCTCGTCGGCATGTACGCCTTCGACTGGCGGCTGGCGCTCGCGATGACCGCGACGGTGCCCGTCATGTGGTTCGTCTACCGCTGGCTGCGCACGGGCATGGAGCGCGACGACATCGCCCACCAGGAGGCGGTCGGCGAGGCGTCGGCCCGCGTCATCGAGTTCGCTCGTGTCCAGCCCGCACTGCGGACGGCCGGTGAGGGCTCGGTCGCCGACCGGCTCGTCGAGGAATCGCTGCAGCACCAGCACCGCGCCTACCGCGGACTGCTCATCACGGGCGGTGCCGGGATCGCGACCTTCGGCGGCGTCGTGCAGCTCTCGCTCACCGTCGTCATCGTGCTCGGCGCCTACCTCGCGATCGGGGGCTCGCTCGACCCGGCCACCCTCATCGCGCTGCTCGTGCTCGGCGTGCGGTTCACGGAGCCCATCGCGAACTCGGGCTCGCTCGGTGGCGGCGTCGCGGTCGCGAAGACGACACTCGACCAGCTCGACCGGCTGGCCGCCGTCGACCGGCTCCCCGAGCCCGCCACGCCCGCGACCCCGGACGGGCACACGATCACGTTCGACGACGTCACGTTCGGCTACGGTGGCCCGCCCGTCCTCGAACACCTCACGTTCACCGCACCCGGCGGACGCATGACCGCGATCGTCGGCCCCTCGGGGTCCGGTAAGACCACGATCACGAAGCTCATCGCGAGGTTCTACGACCCGGAGGGCGGCACCGTCTCGATCGGCGGCATCCCCGTGCCCGAGCTCGGCACCGATGCCGTCGAGAGTGCCGTCGCGCCCGTCTTCCAGGACGTGTACCTCTTCGACGACTCCATCATCAACAACATCTGGATCGGCAACCCCGACCTCTCCCGCGACGAGGTCGTCGCCGCCGCCACCCGGGCACGCGTCGACGAGATCGTCGAGCGGCTGCCGGGTGGCTGGGACGCGCGCGTGGGCGAGGGCGGCTCGAACCTCTCCGGCGGCGAGCGCCAGCGCGTCTCGATCGCCCGCGCGCTCCTCAAGGACGCCCCGATCGTGCTGCTCGACGAGGCGACCGCCGCGCTCGACATCGGCAACGAGATCGCGATCGGCGACGCGATCGACCAGGTGCGCGCCGACCGCACACTCGTCGTCGTCGCGCACCGTCTGCAGACGATCATGACCGCCGACCACATCATCATGCTCGACGGCGAGGGCGGCATCCGTGAAGCGGGGACGCACGCCGAACTGCTCGCTCATGACGGTGCCTACGCCCGCTACTGGCGCGAGCGCGTCGACGCGGCGGGTTGGCAACTCACCGCCGAGAACTGA
- a CDS encoding TetR/AcrR family transcriptional regulator produces the protein MAGTSASPFHVGLTPARVIDCALELTGESHLFGWSIRDLAGRLGVAPSVVYHHVGGRDLLARHVVDRVVSRMVAPSAALPWQDWFRALLHDAYDVVTPYPGVAKWLLMHGPTFDSVVSIVDLGTSKLAEAGFGERTAQAYSALLNNAMLTVGMGDDRLVHEEDGPRDHATMMTEFRVMSTTSPGFTALAEQMMPAFVVGGDEAARGRRAYYDFVVETTVAGLAVLLAASDPAHDATGSTEFDTAH, from the coding sequence ATGGCCGGTACGTCCGCGAGCCCGTTCCACGTCGGCCTCACCCCCGCCCGCGTGATCGATTGCGCGCTCGAGCTCACGGGCGAATCGCACCTGTTCGGGTGGTCGATCCGCGATCTCGCAGGGCGTCTCGGGGTCGCACCGTCGGTCGTGTACCACCACGTCGGCGGGCGGGACCTGCTCGCGCGGCACGTCGTCGACCGGGTCGTCTCGCGCATGGTCGCGCCGAGCGCCGCGCTCCCCTGGCAGGACTGGTTCCGCGCACTCCTGCACGACGCCTACGACGTCGTGACGCCGTACCCGGGGGTCGCGAAGTGGCTGCTGATGCACGGCCCGACCTTCGATTCGGTCGTGTCGATCGTCGATCTCGGCACGTCCAAGCTCGCGGAGGCCGGCTTCGGCGAGCGCACCGCCCAGGCGTACTCCGCCCTGCTGAACAATGCGATGCTCACGGTCGGCATGGGTGACGACCGCCTCGTGCACGAGGAGGACGGCCCGCGCGACCACGCGACGATGATGACGGAGTTCCGAGTGATGTCGACGACGAGCCCGGGGTTCACGGCGCTCGCCGAGCAGATGATGCCGGCGTTCGTCGTCGGTGGTGACGAGGCGGCGCGAGGTCGGCGCGCGTACTACGACTTCGTCGTCGAGACGACCGTCGCCGGGCTCGCCGTCCTGCTCGCGGCATCCGACCCTGCTCACGACGCGACGGGATCAACCGAGTTCGATACCGCGCACTGA